Part of the Polaribacter sp. Hel1_33_78 genome is shown below.
GGAATAATAGCTCCACCAGATATTGCCATAATTAATAAAGCTGATGCAGTTTTAGTGAATTTACCCAAACCTGTTAATGCCAAGGGCCAAATTGCTGGCCAAACTAATGCGTTTGCGATTCCTAAAGCAGCTACAAAAAGGACTGATGTAAATCCAGTTGTATAAACAATACAAAAAGAGAATACAATACCTAGAATTGCACTTATTTTTAAAGCGAAAGATTGTGTAATATATTTTGGGATTAAAAACACACCCAAACCATAAGTGGCAACCATAGCCATTAAAGTAAATAAAGTAAAAAACTTAGCTTCCTCAACAGGAATATTTAAAGATATTCCATAAGCAATAATAGTATCACCTGCTACAACTTCAACTCCAACATATAAAAACAAAGCTAAAACACCAAGCCATAAATGTGGAAACTGAAATATACTTGATTTTGCTTTTTCGTCAGAATCAGACTCTTCAATTGGATCTGCTTCTACATGCGATAAAGGAGCTTTGCGAATTAAAATACCTAACACAAATAAAACAATTGCCATTATTATATAAGGGGTAATAACACTATCTGCCATTGTATTTAATAAATTGGCTTTTTCTTCATCATTAACAATATCTAATTTTTCTTTAATTCCACTTATTCCTGATAACAAAATGGCTCCAAAAATAACAGAACCTAAAGATCCAGCCACTTTATTTGCAATACCCATTATTGCTATACGTTTTGCAGCACTTTCTATGGGGCCTAAAATTGTTATATATGGATTTGAAGCAGTTTGTAAAATGGTCATACCTGCTCCTTGTATAAAAATAGCTGTTAAAAACATCCAATAAGTTCTAGCATTTGCTGCTGGTATAAATAATAAAGCTCCTGCAGCCATTATAACTAACCCTAAAGACATTCCTTTTTTATATCCAATTTTATTGATGATATATGATGCTGGTAAAGCCATAACCACAAAAGAAATATAAGATGCAGAGGCCACTAAATAAGACTGCGCATCTGTTAATTCGTTGATGGTTTTCATAAACGGAATTAAAGCACCATTTATCCAAGTAACAAAACCGAAAATAAAGAAAAGTCCAGCAATAATAATTATTGGAACTAATGTATTGTTTTTGGCTTGTGATGGAGATTTAGTATTATTGGACATTATTTTGATTTATTTTACGTTAAGATAAATGTAAAATATAAAATAACTATGTTAAAAATAATTCTACCAATGACTTAAAATTTATGTCAAACAGATTTATTTATGAAATAAAATAATGATTATCCCATTTTTTTAATCAATATTCAAAATGGTTTTTTTTGCATGATTCACATATTTTCTACCTATTGGAATTCTAGTGGTTCCTATTTCTAATAAGTTACCTTCTAAACTTTTAATTTTATCAATAGCTACAGTATAAGATCTATGTATCCTTATAAAATTACTTTCAGGAAGTTCTTCCGTAATGCTTGTAATTGATTTATGTACAAGATAATTACCTGTTGTAGTAAAAACTTTAATGTAGTCTTTTAAAGATTCAATATAAAGAATCGTATCAAATTTAATTTTTATGAGTTTTTTCTCTACTTTTAAAAAAATGAAAGAATCATTTTTAGAGTCTATTTCTTTTACTCCACCACCTTTTTGACTAAAAACTTGTTGCGTAATTTTATTAATAGCTTTTAGAAACCTACTAAAAGGTATGGGTTTAACTAAATAATCTAAAACATCAAGATCAAAACTTTCTACAGCATATTCTCTATAAGCTGTAGTAATAATAACATTTGTTTTTGATTTTATGATTTCTGCAAATTCTAAACCATTCATTTTTGGCATATTAATATCTAAAAAAAGCACATCAATTTCGCCTTTTTCTAATAAGGGAATTGCCTCTATTGGATTATTAAAGGTTTTTACGATTTCGAAATTTTGAAACTCGCTTAAATGATTTTCAACAACTCTAATTGCCAATGGCTCATCATCAATAATTACGCATTTTATTTTCATAATTTAAATATACTAAATTATAACTGTATTGATAATTCCACAATATAATTTTGGCCTTCTGTTTTTGTTTTGAATGTATAACGATTATCATAAAGTAATTCTAATCTTCTTAGAACATTTTTATTTCCAATTCCATGATTTTTCTTATCCTGAGTAAATAAATTATAGTTATTAATTACTGTAAATTTTAATAAATTAGTTTGAGTAATTTCAAAATCAATTAAAATATTTAATTCATTGTTATCTAAAGTGCCATGTTTGAAACAATTCTCAATAAATGGTAAAAACAATAAAGAAGGTACACTTTGGGCTTCTATATCACCCTGCATATTAATTTGTACTTTTATTTTATCTCCAAAACGTAATTTTTCTAAGTCTATGTAATTTTGAATATAATTTATTTCTTTTATTAATCTAATTTTAGGTTCTTTAGCATCATACAGAATATACTCCATAATCTCAGATAACTTTAAAACAACTTCAGGGGCCTGTTTTGATTTTTCTAAAGTTAAAGCATACAAGTTATTTAGTGTGTTAAAAAAAAAATGTGGTTGAATTTGTGCTTTTAAAAACTGAAGTTCCGTTTTTAACTGTGTTGCCTCCAAATTTTCAATCCTTTTTCTATCAAAAATCCAATCAGCAGTTAACTTAATGGTTGTTACCAAACCAACATCGTAAATACCTATTAAAGAAACAACTAATATATGATTAAAAGCATACGCTCTTTGTGGAGTTTGAGATTCTGGCCAAACATTTTCATTTATAAAGATAAATATCAATTCAGTTCTGACTACATAAAATACAACCAAGCCAACTATAAAGAAGAAAACATAACTTATAATTTTTTTTCTGAAAAGTAATTTTGGTAGTAAAAAATAGACATGAAAGTATGCTAAAAGCATTCCTAGGGTTACAGTAACAATATTTGATTTAAAAGAATACCAATAGTCCTGATAATAACTACCCCATCTAACAACATTAAGAAGAAAATAACTAATCCAGAATAAAAAATGATATTTAACCGGAATCTTATAATTTATATTTTTAAAAGTATTATTCAATGATAATAGTTTAATATTTGATGCTAAATTAGATAAAATTAATAAAAAATAGTCTTGAATTTAACAATTACATACACTGAAATTTATTTATGTGTTAAAAAATGTCATTCATTGTTCTTTTAATGTTGTTTATATATATATTTTTTTGCTAACACTTAAATAATATACTTTTATCCAAGATAAATTTAATTAACTCAATTATTCATGAAGAAAATTTACACAATACTAATTGCTGTTTTCTCAATTGTTTTTACATTAAATGTACAAGCACAAGAGAAAACTATTTCTGGTACAGTAACATCTAAATCAGATGCTTCTACATTGCCAGGAGTAAGCGTTGTTGTACAAGGTACAACAAAGGGAACAGAAACAGACTTTGATGGTAAATACACTATTAAAGCTTCTGTTGGAGAAAAATTAAGCTTTTCATACTTAGGTATGAAAACACAAACAGTATTTATTGGTGCATCTAGTACTATAAATATTGTTTTAGAAGACGATGCAGATCAACTAGATGAAATAGTTGTTACTGCACTTGGTATTAAAAAATCAAGAAAAACACTTACTTACTCCGCACAAGATGTTAAAGGAGATGATTTAACAAGAGTAAAACAGACAAACCCGATTAATAGTTTATCTGGTAAATCTGCTGGTTTAACAATTACTAGAAGTTCTTCTGGTGTTGGTGGCGCTACCAAAGTAGTGTTAAGAGGTAATTCCTCTACTAGCAATAATGATCCTTTATATGTTATAGATGGTGTACCAATGCAAAACAATGGTAATGGTCAAAATGGAGAGACTCCTGGAGCTAACATTTTTGGAAGTCAAACAGGGAATAGAGATGGTGGAGATATAACTTCTCTTATCAATCCTGATGATGTTGAGAGTATGACTATTTTAAAAGGAGCTTCTGCAGCTGCTTTATATGGAAGTCAAGGTGCTAATGGTGTGATCTTAATTACCACAAAAAGTGGAAAAGAAGGAAAAATAAAAGTAAATTTTAATTCAACTCTTACAATTGATAATGTTGTTTCTTTACCTAAACTACAAACAGAATATCAATCTCTTTCTGTTGGAGGAGCTATCTCTGAAAACGGCAGAGTTACAGATCCTAAATCTTGGGGAGGTAAAACTAGTGGTTTATCTAATACTGTAGATGATTTTTTTAATACAGGACAAACATTAACTAACTCATTCTCTTTGAGTGCAGGGAATAAAATTGCTCAAACATATTTGTCTTTTGCAAACACATCTGCAAAAGGTGTAATGCCAGGAAATAGATTAAATAGAAATGTTTTAAATGTTCGTGAAACAGCAAGTTTATTGGATGACAAAATTACAGTTTCTGCAAACATTAGTTTATCTGATCAAAGAATTTGGAACAGACCAACAAGTGGTTTGTACTCAAACCCTTTGACAGGTTTATATTTAAACCCAGTAGGAATTGATTTAAATATATATAAAAATAATTTCGAGTATTTTAATACAAGTACTAATATGATGGATCAGTATGCAACTTCTTTTGATGAAAACATACAACAAAATCCTTATTGGTTAACAAACAGAAATACTAGTAAAGATGGTACTCAAAGAGTAATGGCTAGTATTAGTGCTAAATATCAAATTAATGAGGACTTATCTATACAATCTAGAGGTAGTTTTGATAAATCTTTCTTTTCTTTTGATAAACAATTATATGCAGGTAGCGATTTAACTTTTGTACCAGCTACAGGTAGATATATTAATGAGAAGACTGAGAATACTCAACAGTATTTAGATTTCATAGCAAATTACAGCAAAGATATCTCTGAAGATTTTAATGTAGGAGTAATATTAGGATCTAGTTTAACAAAATATAAAATTGGTGACCAAACACTTTTAGACTCAGGTCCAGAAGGATTAAGATTTCCAAACGAATTTACCATAGCAAATTTTAATTCTTCTAATGGTATTGCTCAAAGTGTATCAAACAGAGAGGTTCAATCTGTTTTTGGAGCTGCAAACTTTGGATATAAAAACATGTTATTTTTAGATGTTACAGGTAGAACAGATTGGTCTTCAACACTTGTTAATACAAATTCAAGTTCATTCTTTTATCCATCGATTGGTTTAACAAACGTTTTAACTGAAATGTTTGAAATGCCAGAATCTGTATCTTTTGCAAAAGTTAGAGTTTCATATGCAGAGGTTGGTAAAGATATTCCTGTTGGAGCAACTATTCCTTTAAGAACTATTGGAACAACTAATTCTGGTGGTACTATTGGTTCTGCAAATCAAGCTTCATTTGCTCCTAGAGAAGGTGAAACTTTAGAGCCAGAAAAACAAAAGTCTTTCGAGATTGGTACAGAATGGAGATTCTTTGGAAGTCGTTTAGGAGTAGATTTAACATATTATAATTCTAAAACAGAAAATCAAATATTCTTTATTGCTGCTCAACCAAACGTTCAAGGATATACTCAGAATATCGTGAATGCGGGTAAGATTTCAAATAGTGGAATTGAACTAGTAATAAATGGAAAACCAATAGTAAATGACAATTTTAAATGGAATTCTTCTTTAAACTATGCTTCTAATAAAAATAAAGTAATATCTGTTCATCCATCTTTAGATAATGGTGAAGCGATTTTAACAGCACCTGGTGTTAATGGATATGGATTTTCTTTAATAGAGGGAGAAGATTTTGGAAGTATTAGAGGAAAATCTGTAATAAGAAATTCTAATGGGTTACCAGTTGTTAATGACGATGGTGCTGGAAATTTAACGATTGAGGCTACAGAATTTGAAACAATAGCACATGCTCAACCAGATTATACTTTAGGGTGGAGTAATACTTTCGACTTTAAAAACTTTTCTGTAAACTTTTTAATTGATGGAAAATTCGGTGGAGAAGTAGTAAGTGTAACAGAAGCAATTAATGATTTCTATGGTGTATCTCAAGCATCTGCTGATGCTAGAAACAATGGAATGATAGATGTTGTTACTACAACAGGTTCTGCCACACAAATGTCTGCACAAGATTATTTTACAAAAACAGGTGGTAGAGCGGGTCTATTAGGAGAATATGTATATAGTGCAACAAATGTAAGTTTAAGAGAGTTATCAGTAGCATATACATTGCCAAAAGTTTCTAAATATTTCGAAAGTGTAAAACTTTCATTAATTGCAAACAATCTCTTCTTTTTATATAAAGATGCACCCTTCGATCCTAATATTGCATCAAGTACAGGTATAGGTTTACAGGGAGTTGATATCTATGGACAACCTTCAACTAGAAGTATTGGATTAAACATGAACATAAATTTCTAAGACGATGAAAAATATATATAAATACTTAGCAGCTTCATTACTAGTTATTGGTTTTGCTAGTTGTACAGAAGATTTTGAAGACATTAATACAAATCCAAATGGTATTACTGAAGAAAGTCTTACACAGATGAATAATAATGTTGGAAATGAATTTCAACCAATGTTTTTAAATGTTTTTAATGTAACTCCAGCTTGGAACTATCAGTTACAACAAAACCTTTTAGGTGATACATTTTCAGGATACATGACTCCTCCTACACCATTTGCAGGAAATGTGAACAACATGACGTATTCATTAGTAGATGGATGGAATGGTTTTCCTTGGTCTGATGCTTATGGAAATATAATGCCACAAGCATTAAATGTAAAAAATGCTGTTCAACTCGGTGGAGATGAAAAAGGTGTAAAGTTTGTTCATTTAGCTAACATCATTAAGGTAACTGCAATGCATCGTGTTTCTGATATCTATGGACCAATTAGATATACTAAATTTAATGACTTTGCAACTACAGGTGAATACGATTCTCAAGAAGTTGCTTACCAAGCATTCTTTGATGATTTAGCAACTGCTATAGATGGTTTAGAGCCTTTTATTGGAGATGTACAATTTCAACCTTTTGATATGGCTGCTTTTGGAGGAGATATAGCAAAATGGAGACAATATGCTAATAGTTTAAGATTAAGATTAGCAATGCGTGTAGTAAATACAAATCCATCTTTAGCTAAATCTCAAGGAGAATTAGCATTAAGTAGTAATGCTGGTTTATTAGAATCAGAAAACATGGTTATAAATACTGGCTTTCCTCACCCTATTACAGTTATTAGTGGTTCTTGGGGAGATATAAGAATGGGTGCAGAAATGGAATCTATCTTAACAGGTTATAATGATGGTAGAATGGAAACTTATTTTAATCCATCTGCAGATGCAACTTTAAGTGGAGATTATAAAGGAATTAGAATGGGTATTGATATTACCGCTAAAGGCCAATATGTTGAACATTCTTCTATAGGTAAAGTAATTGATGGAGAAACATTAACTTGGATGACATCAGCAGAAATTCTATTATTAAAAGCTGAAGCAGCATTAAGAGGATGGGCTAATGCAGGTGATGAAAAAGCAAATTATGAAGCTGGTGTAACTGAATCATTTTCTCAGCATGGTGTTTCTGGAATCGCTGCTTATTTAGCAGATAATACAAGTACTCCTGCAGATTTTGTAGATGCTTTAAATCCTGTAAATAACATAGCTTACGCAAGTGATGTAAAAATTGCATACAATACAGCTGGTACTAATGAAGAAAAATTAGAACAAATTATTACACAAAAGTGGATAGCAATGTTTCCTGATGGACAAGAAGCTTGGTCTGAGTTTAGAAGAACAGGTTACCCTAGAGTTTTTCCAGTAGTAGTTAATAATAGTGGAGGTACTATAGATACAGATACTCAAATAAGAAGAATAAATTTTGTAGCCAATGAGGTTAATACAAATGGCGAAAATGTTCAAACAGCAGTTAGTTTATTAGGTGGTCCTGATAATGGTGGGACAAGATTATGGTGGGACAAAGCAGGTTCTAACTTTTAGAAATTACATAGTTTTTTTGATTAATTATTTCAACCGGAAATGTTTCATACATTTCCGGTTGTTTTTTGTACTTGATTTTCTGTTTTTGGTCGATAAAATTATTATTAATCTTTAGTCTACAGTACTTTTATATCTAGATAGGAAAAATTAAAAAACACTTATTATGCTTAAACAAACGAAAACAACATATCAACAAGTAGGGCAATTTGAAGATACTAGATATGAAAAAATTCATAATGTTACTTATCATTCTTCTCATGAAGCATCAAAATTTGTTGCTCAAGAAATTGCAGATTTAATAAGACAAAAACAAAACGAAAATAAAAATTGTGTCCTTGGTTTAGCTACAGGTTCATCCCCAATAAAGGTTTATGAAGAACTGGTTAGAATGCATAATGAAGAAGGATTAAGCTTCGAAAATGTAATCACTTTTAATTTAGATGAGTATTATTCTATGGATAAAAGTAATATTCAAAGTTATTTTTATTTTATGCATGAGCATCTTTTTAATCATGTAGATATTTTATCAGAAAATATTAATATTCCTGATGGAACCGTTTCTTTAGATGATTTATATCAATATTGTATCGATTATGAAATGAGGATTAAAAAAGTTGGTGGATTAGATTTTCAACTTTTAGGTATTGGTAGAACAGGTCACATTGGTTTTAATGAACCAGGTTCTCATGTAAATTCTGGAACAAGAATTATTACCTTAAATCATATTACTAGAGTAGATGCAGCACCCGCATTTTTAGAAATTAAAAATGTACCTAGAAAAGCAATTACAATGGGAATTGGTACTGTAAAAAGTGCTAAAAGAATTGTTTTATTGGCTTGGGGATCAAATAAAAGCGAGATAATAAAGGAGACAATTGAAGGAGGAATTAGTTCTCAAGTACCAGCAACTTATTTACAAGAACATAATAATACAACATTTGTTATTGATGAAGCGGCTGCATCTAAACTTACACGTACAGAAACACCTTGGCTGGTAACCTCTTGTGTTTGGGATGATAGATTAAAATTAAAAGCGGTTGTTTGGTTAAGTAATTTAATGAATAAATCGATTTTAAAATTAACAGATAGTGATTATAATGATAATGGTATGTCTGGACTTTTAACGATTGAGGGCACTGCTTATGACTTAAACATTAAGATGTTTAATAAGTTACAGCAAACAATTACAGGTTGGCCTGGAGGAAAACCAAATGCTGATGATACTCATAGACCAGAAAGAGCAACACCTAATAAAAAACGAGTTGTTATTTTTAGTCCTCATCCAGATGATGATGTAATTTCTATGGGTGGAACTTTTGATCGATTAGTAGAGCAGGGTCATGATGTGCATGTAGTATACCAAACTTCTGGAAATATTGCTGTATCTGATGAAGAAGCATTAAAATTTGCAGAAATTTCTAAAGGATTTAGCACAAACTCTGAAAAAATAAATAACATTATCAGTTTTATTAAAAGTAAAAAAGGAAATGATATTATAGATTCTTTGGATGTAAGACAATTAAAAGGAGCTATCAGAAAAAGTGAATCTCTTGCTGCAACCAGATATTTAGGTTTGCCAGATAAAAATGTACACTTTTTAAATCTTCCTTTTTATGAAACAGGAACGATTAAGAAAGGAAACCTTACTCAAGAAGATATAGACATTATGATTAGTTTGATTGATTCAGTTAAACCACATCAAATATATGCAGCTGGCGATTTAGCAGATCCTCATGGAACCCATAAAGTTTGTTTAGACGCCTTATTTATGGCTCTTGAAGAAATTAAATCAGAAAAAAAATACATGAAAGATTGTTGGGTTTGGTTGTATAGAGGTGCTTGGCATGAGTGGGAGCCAGATGAAATTGAAATGGCTGTTCCTATGAGTCCTGATCAGGTATTAAAAAAGAGACATGCTATTTTTTATCATCAATCTCAAAAAGATGGTGTAATGTTTCAAGGCGGAGATTCTAGAGAATTTTGGGTTAGAGTTGAAGACAGAAATAGATTAACTGCAAAAAAGTATAACGATTTTGGATTAGCAGATTATGCAGCCATAGAAGCTTTTAAGAGATATCGTTTTTAATAAAAAGATGCTTAGTTGATTTTTTTTATCCATCAGAACATATAAAAACTAAAATAATTTATGAAAAGAGTTCTTACAATTATTATGCTTAGTCTTTTTAACTATTATTATTTTTATTCTCAAAGTAGTTTAATTGAGAAATATAATTTAATGCCTTGGCCACAAGAAATCAATGAAAACAGTGCTTCTTTTAATATAGATGAGCAACTAACAATTCATATTTCTGGAGAAGATGCTAAACAAAGAGTTCACAATAATGCTGTTCAATTTTTAAGAAGACTTGCTAATAGGACAGGGATTTTTATAGATTCGGGTTTTCCTATTGAAAATAAAAATGCATCCATAAATATTAATTTTGATGCAGTTTCTAAATTAACTACAGAAAGTGATGAATCTTATTCTTTGGATATCAAGAAAAGTAGAATTAGCATTAATGCAAAGACAGATGTTGGTGCGTTAAGAGGGTTAGAAACACTTTTACAATTGGTTCATTTTAATAAATCTAATTATTATTTTGAAGGAGTTTCTGTAAGCGATTCTCCTAGATTTGTTTGGCGAGGATTAATGATAGATGCTGCTCGTCATTTTCAACCTGTTGATGTTATAAAGCGTAATTTAGATGCAATGGCTTCTGTAAAAATGAATGTTTTTCATTGGCATTTAACAGATGACCAAGGGTTTAGGGTTGAGTCTAAAGTGTTTCCAAGATTGCAAGAAGTTGCAGCAGATGGTTTATTTTACACTCAAGAACAAATAAAAGATGTTGTTAAATATGCTTCTAATTTAGGGATAAGGGTAGTTCCAGAATTTGATGTTCCTGGGCATGCGTCTGCAATTTTAGCTGCATATCCAGAATTGGGTAGTAAAGAAGATTATAACTATAATGTTGAACGTTTTTCTGGTGTTTTTAATCCAACTTTAAATCCTTCTAAAGAAGTTACTTATCTTTTCTTAGAAACTTTATTTAGAGAAATTACCCCTCTTTTTCCTGATGAATATTTTCACATTGGAGGTGATGAAAATGAAGGTAAACATTGGGATGGAAATGAAGAAATTCAAGAGTTTAAAAAAAAACATAACTTAAAGACCAATCATGATTTACAAACTTTTTTTAATATCAAATTAGATAAAGTATTAAAAAAATTAGATAAAAAATTAATGGGTTGGGATGAAATTTTAACACCTTCAACTCCAACAACAGCTGTAATTCATTCGTGGAGAGGAAAACACGAAGGTTTAAAACAAAGTACTTTAATAAAAGCTGCAAAAAAAGGGTATCAAACTGTACTTTCTGCAGGTTTTTATATTGATAGAGTTTTATCTGTTGATAATCATTACAATATAGATCCCATAGGAAATGCTGTTTTAACAAAAGATGAGCGTAAAAGAATTTTAGGTGCAGAAACTACAATGTGGAGTGAGCTAGTTACACCATTAACCATAGACTCTAGAATTTGGCCTAGAACTGCTGCAATAGCAGAACGTTTTTGGTCTTCAAAAGAAGTAAATGATTTAGATAATATGAAAAAAAGATTGAAAGTTATTAATTTTCAATTAGAAGAATTAGGTATTACTCATATTAAAAACAGAGACCTAATTTTAAGGAATATCGCAAATCATAAAAGTATTGACGCTTTAAAAACCTTATCTAATATTTGTGAGCCTTTAAAAGTATATTCAAGAAATAAAGGAGGTACAGAATATAAAACTTTTTCTCCTTTTACATTA
Proteins encoded:
- a CDS encoding beta-N-acetylhexosaminidase, producing the protein MKRVLTIIMLSLFNYYYFYSQSSLIEKYNLMPWPQEINENSASFNIDEQLTIHISGEDAKQRVHNNAVQFLRRLANRTGIFIDSGFPIENKNASININFDAVSKLTTESDESYSLDIKKSRISINAKTDVGALRGLETLLQLVHFNKSNYYFEGVSVSDSPRFVWRGLMIDAARHFQPVDVIKRNLDAMASVKMNVFHWHLTDDQGFRVESKVFPRLQEVAADGLFYTQEQIKDVVKYASNLGIRVVPEFDVPGHASAILAAYPELGSKEDYNYNVERFSGVFNPTLNPSKEVTYLFLETLFREITPLFPDEYFHIGGDENEGKHWDGNEEIQEFKKKHNLKTNHDLQTFFNIKLDKVLKKLDKKLMGWDEILTPSTPTTAVIHSWRGKHEGLKQSTLIKAAKKGYQTVLSAGFYIDRVLSVDNHYNIDPIGNAVLTKDERKRILGAETTMWSELVTPLTIDSRIWPRTAAIAERFWSSKEVNDLDNMKKRLKVINFQLEELGITHIKNRDLILRNIANHKSIDALKTLSNICEPLKVYSRNKGGTEYKTFSPFTLFADACVPDAEDAVVFKKTVTLFLKSKDKNNLHNILTYLKKWSDNDAEFEKINQNPITNSLASLSKNVSQISKLLFDAFQNKKYTNEDLKNANTLLKKLKEPCQDIELVVVEPLNQLNAFCKNNYTN